From a single Bacillus gobiensis genomic region:
- a CDS encoding tyrosine-type recombinase/integrase gives MLRHFLLTRLKKQGIDETLIQPYSGHESLRSLEIYSKLAITDAMQEYNEVINKFPI, from the coding sequence ATGCTACGACATTTCCTGTTAACCAGGCTCAAAAAGCAGGGCATCGATGAGACGCTTATACAACCGTATTCCGGACATGAAAGCCTGAGGTCATTGGAAATCTATTCAAAACTTGCAATCACCGATGCCATGCAGGAATATAACGAGGTTATCAATAAATTCCCCATTTAA
- a CDS encoding NAD(P)-dependent oxidoreductase yields MQITIFGASGSVGQYLIDEAIKRGHQVIAVSRDHNRIKNPNPNIRAMSVEYDDPYSLDLTLKGSEAAIISLGDYHVVQPTEAIIMAMKRQNVKRVEILTGFGTSSISRRKLNPLMKVTMQGVRLLAYAGFKSKEAQDQLTRNSGLVYTIIQPPTLTFGSPTGTYRHGTVIIKGNRFLGNLVELI; encoded by the coding sequence ATGCAAATCACAATTTTTGGCGCTAGTGGCAGTGTAGGACAATATCTAATTGATGAAGCGATTAAACGAGGGCACCAGGTCATTGCGGTTAGCCGAGACCATAATCGAATTAAAAATCCAAATCCAAATATCAGAGCAATGAGTGTGGAATATGATGATCCGTATAGCCTCGATTTAACACTAAAAGGAAGCGAAGCCGCTATCATTTCTCTTGGTGATTATCATGTCGTACAACCAACTGAAGCCATAATAATGGCAATGAAACGACAAAACGTCAAAAGAGTAGAGATTTTGACTGGGTTTGGTACAAGCTCCATTAGTCGTCGTAAATTAAATCCGCTCATGAAGGTCACAATGCAAGGCGTTCGCTTGTTGGCTTATGCAGGATTTAAGTCAAAGGAAGCACAAGACCAATTAACTCGAAATTCAGGTTTAGTTTATACAATTATCCAACCACCAACGCTAACTTTTGGATCGCCAACAGGTACCTACCGACACGGTACGGTGATTATAAAGGGAAATCGATTTTTGGGAAACTTAGTAGAGCTGATTTAG
- a CDS encoding TetR/AcrR family transcriptional regulator, giving the protein MGKREDILMATLDLITVEGLQSVTFAKIFKHAKVGSGTVYNYFNNKEELVNELYKEIGTHMSNFVIENYDVNETLYEKFKFFLKKMAEFAINYPKEIQFLENYSHSPYISEEIRNKPVPTMNEFFTIILEGQKQGIIREMNLMMCCQIVTGLILSVIRGFLNNKYPLGEVEIQQTIESCWKAIKI; this is encoded by the coding sequence ATGGGGAAACGTGAAGATATTTTAATGGCTACTCTTGATTTAATTACAGTCGAAGGTTTACAATCAGTTACCTTTGCTAAGATTTTTAAACATGCAAAGGTAGGTTCTGGAACAGTCTATAATTATTTCAATAATAAAGAAGAGCTGGTCAATGAATTATACAAAGAAATTGGCACACACATGTCTAATTTTGTCATTGAAAATTATGACGTTAATGAAACCTTATATGAAAAGTTCAAATTTTTCTTAAAGAAAATGGCTGAATTTGCAATCAATTATCCAAAAGAAATACAATTTCTTGAAAACTATTCCCATTCGCCCTATATTTCTGAAGAAATTCGTAATAAGCCTGTTCCGACAATGAACGAATTTTTTACTATTATCCTTGAAGGGCAAAAACAAGGGATCATTAGAGAAATGAATTTAATGATGTGTTGTCAGATTGTAACAGGCTTGATTTTATCCGTTATTAGAGGATTTCTAAATAATAAATACCCTTTGGGTGAAGTAGAAATACAACAAACCATTGAATCATGCTGGAAAGCAATAAAGATCTAA
- a CDS encoding tyrosine-type recombinase/integrase, which yields MPYGFTKYLESKLYSNETIKSYIPVIETFHKIVNQQNARELLPHEINPSDIKHFLEFNRKNGHTDRTINKELSILKKYFDYLWSIDKVPVDPTVKLKRTKIQDNKTIELSYERLLEIKQDILKRNDYSTKRIIIYTLFLYGFRLSDFHIKKQDIDFTKDEAHLHLGEFTLILTGAEAELFMRYFWETSFTDNEYVFTSTTHDNVTIPISIDSLNKHLSVISNHYHLRKKLNIYDIRNYYAYYLYETCSMSLQDVADRLRIKKGSAASLVEISQKRMTKRQA from the coding sequence ATGCCTTACGGTTTTACGAAATACTTGGAATCAAAACTTTATTCAAATGAAACGATAAAATCATATATACCTGTCATAGAAACGTTCCATAAAATAGTGAATCAACAAAACGCAAGAGAACTTCTTCCTCATGAAATAAATCCTTCAGATATCAAACACTTTTTAGAATTCAACCGAAAAAATGGACATACAGATAGAACTATCAACAAGGAATTAAGTATTCTAAAGAAATACTTTGATTATTTATGGAGTATTGATAAAGTACCGGTTGATCCCACAGTGAAGTTGAAAAGAACGAAGATTCAAGATAATAAGACGATTGAATTGTCTTACGAACGTTTGTTAGAAATTAAACAAGATATTCTCAAACGAAATGATTATTCTACAAAACGAATCATTATTTACACTCTTTTCTTATACGGATTTAGGCTTTCTGATTTCCATATTAAAAAACAGGATATTGACTTTACAAAAGACGAGGCCCATCTCCATTTAGGAGAATTCACACTTATCTTAACGGGGGCAGAAGCTGAACTTTTTATGAGGTATTTTTGGGAAACATCTTTCACAGATAATGAATACGTTTTTACATCGACTACACATGATAATGTTACGATACCGATTTCTATAGACTCACTTAATAAACATCTTAGCGTTATAAGCAATCACTATCATTTGAGAAAAAAATTGAATATATATGACATCAGGAATTATTACGCCTATTATCTTTATGAAACATGCAGCATGTCTCTACAGGATGTTGCAGACAGATTAAGAATTAAAAAAGGGAGTGCAGCTTCTTTAGTTGAGATAAGCCAGAAGAGGATGACTAAGAGGCAGGCATAA
- a CDS encoding DUF899 domain-containing protein: MKKTQNHLQLPNVVSRDEWLVARKELLAKEKEFTKARDSLNAERRRLPMVEIDKDYVLGGPNGKTRLLDLFEGRPQLIVHHFMFAPDWEAGCPACSLAADNIGHLAHLHARNTSLALVSRAPLSKLQRYKERMGWNIPWYSSYGSDFNYDFHVTLDESVAPIEYNYLTKDELVQKGVPIDSGQSMEVPGVSTFLRDGERIFHTYTTYARGTDPLLGIFNYLDLTALGRQEDWEQPPGRSDGNGKTWLRRHDEYDHSEESDSCCHSRNDDL, translated from the coding sequence ATGAAAAAAACGCAAAATCATCTGCAACTACCAAATGTCGTGTCACGTGACGAATGGCTTGTGGCTCGTAAGGAACTGCTGGCTAAAGAGAAGGAATTTACTAAGGCGCGGGATTCGCTGAATGCCGAACGTCGCCGACTCCCAATGGTAGAGATTGATAAGGACTATGTCTTAGGTGGTCCGAATGGTAAGACCCGTCTGCTTGATCTGTTTGAAGGGCGTCCTCAACTAATCGTGCATCACTTCATGTTCGCTCCTGATTGGGAAGCAGGTTGTCCAGCTTGCTCACTGGCTGCGGACAACATCGGCCACCTCGCCCACTTGCATGCACGTAATACGTCGCTGGCATTGGTATCCCGTGCTCCACTTTCCAAGCTCCAGCGCTACAAGGAACGCATGGGTTGGAATATTCCTTGGTACTCGTCCTACGGTAGCGACTTTAACTATGACTTTCACGTTACACTGGACGAATCCGTCGCCCCAATTGAATACAACTATTTGACCAAGGATGAGCTTGTTCAGAAGGGCGTACCCATTGATTCCGGACAGTCGATGGAAGTGCCTGGCGTGAGCACCTTTCTTCGCGATGGCGAAAGAATTTTTCACACGTATACGACTTACGCCCGTGGAACTGACCCGCTACTTGGTATCTTCAACTACCTCGATTTAACAGCTCTTGGCAGGCAGGAGGACTGGGAACAGCCACCTGGACGCAGTGACGGCAACGGCAAGACATGGCTCCGCCGTCATGACGAATATGATCACTCTGAGGAGTCGGACTCCTGTTGCCATTCAAGAAATGACGACTTGTAA
- a CDS encoding GrpB family protein, whose translation MRKVEVKPYNEKWLSMFEEEANTLHKIFGPEIIDIHHIGSTSVNGLKAKPIIDIMPVVRDINQIDSFNKTMVAIGYEPKGENGIFQRRYFQKGGDNRTHHVHIYQLGNSEIDRHLAFRDYLRAHPDATKKYGDLKEDLSQRFPYTIELYIKGKEQLVLEIEQKAVPWYRSSRA comes from the coding sequence ATGAGAAAAGTTGAAGTGAAGCCATATAACGAGAAATGGCTTTCAATGTTTGAAGAAGAAGCCAATACATTGCATAAGATATTCGGACCCGAAATCATTGATATTCACCATATTGGCAGTACATCTGTAAATGGACTAAAGGCAAAGCCTATCATCGACATAATGCCAGTGGTTAGAGATATTAACCAGATCGATAGTTTTAACAAAACAATGGTCGCTATTGGTTATGAGCCAAAAGGAGAAAACGGGATTTTCCAACGTCGATATTTCCAAAAAGGAGGAGATAATCGAACACACCATGTCCACATTTATCAATTAGGCAATTCCGAAATTGATCGTCATCTTGCATTTCGCGATTACTTACGGGCACATCCAGATGCCACAAAAAAGTATGGAGACTTAAAAGAGGATCTATCCCAACGTTTTCCCTACACCATTGAATTATACATTAAAGGAAAAGAACAGCTAGTATTGGAGATCGAACAAAAAGCAGTACCGTGGTATCGAAGTTCTAGAGCGTAG
- a CDS encoding oxidoreductase — protein sequence MRKKVVLITGASSGMGEATAIRLNKAGYIVYASARRIERMKHLEEQGIHILKMDVTDDVSMVQAIETITNEQGNIDIIVNNAGYGSYGALEDVPMSEAKYQFEVNLFGMARLTQLVLPYMRKNHFGKIVNISSIGGKIYEPLGSWYHSSKYAVEGLSDCLRLEVKDFGIDVIVIEPGGIKTEWGGIAGDNLLKISGNTAYGELAKKYRNFFKDGTGGSEPDLIAKIIEKSISVKRPKTRYAAGFGAKPFLLIRKILSDRLYDRFWMFVVNTIAKNAKSK from the coding sequence ATGAGAAAGAAAGTTGTCTTAATAACAGGAGCTTCATCAGGAATGGGTGAAGCTACTGCCATTCGTCTTAACAAAGCGGGCTATATTGTATATGCAAGCGCAAGAAGAATTGAGAGAATGAAACATCTAGAGGAACAAGGAATTCATATTTTGAAAATGGATGTAACAGATGATGTATCCATGGTACAAGCAATAGAAACAATTACAAATGAACAAGGGAATATTGATATAATTGTGAACAATGCAGGATATGGTTCTTATGGAGCTTTGGAAGATGTCCCAATGTCAGAAGCAAAATACCAATTTGAAGTAAATCTTTTTGGAATGGCAAGACTTACTCAATTAGTTTTACCTTATATGAGAAAAAATCATTTCGGAAAAATAGTAAACATATCTTCCATAGGGGGAAAAATATATGAGCCACTGGGTTCTTGGTACCATTCTTCCAAATACGCCGTAGAAGGATTAAGTGATTGCTTACGACTAGAAGTAAAAGATTTTGGTATCGATGTCATTGTTATTGAACCAGGTGGTATCAAAACAGAATGGGGGGGGATTGCAGGTGACAATCTTTTAAAAATATCTGGAAATACCGCCTATGGAGAACTAGCTAAAAAATACAGAAATTTCTTTAAAGATGGAACCGGTGGTTCAGAACCAGACCTAATTGCAAAAATCATCGAAAAATCAATTTCAGTTAAGAGACCTAAAACAAGATATGCCGCAGGCTTTGGAGCAAAACCATTCTTATTAATAAGGAAAATCTTATCAGATAGATTATATGATAGGTTCTGGATGTTCGTTGTGAATACCATTGCAAAGAATGCAAAAAGTAAATAA
- a CDS encoding DUF2268 domain-containing protein: protein MNIKSLRSDHIYQKVAQASPEEKLELFRNEMMAPFMKQWQIQQIPFRAEEANGFDVITFNSMMNRSPDQITQQISPEVELISSDSFWLECEHAVRKSLRLFIEHEISLPVSEYLFTIQLGNPESRSLTLNGGYSGFGGIPGFIMCTLVPNEYTIPRIKAALAHECNHNVRYQFIQWDHTVNLGELIVSEGLAENYATFMFGEELLGPWVTKTNAETLNRRIKPVLREQLQLTGFDKFAPYLYGDEIAKLQNFKPVNMPYSAGYACGYYLIQYYLRKTGRTIFEATITPAAQILDEVKGFWDEETIISC, encoded by the coding sequence ATGAATATAAAATCACTGCGCTCAGATCATATTTATCAAAAAGTTGCCCAAGCTTCGCCCGAGGAAAAGCTTGAATTATTCAGAAACGAAATGATGGCTCCCTTTATGAAACAATGGCAAATTCAACAGATCCCTTTTAGAGCTGAAGAGGCGAATGGTTTTGACGTTATTACGTTTAATAGTATGATGAACCGATCCCCTGATCAGATTACCCAGCAGATTTCACCTGAGGTAGAGTTGATTTCGTCAGATTCTTTTTGGTTAGAGTGTGAGCACGCTGTAAGGAAAAGCCTCCGTCTATTTATAGAACATGAAATAAGCCTCCCCGTATCCGAATATTTGTTTACCATTCAACTAGGGAATCCGGAAAGCCGTTCCTTAACATTAAACGGAGGATATAGCGGCTTTGGGGGCATTCCTGGTTTTATCATGTGTACACTTGTGCCAAATGAGTACACGATTCCTCGAATAAAGGCTGCGCTAGCGCACGAATGCAACCATAATGTGCGATATCAATTTATTCAGTGGGATCACACCGTTAATTTGGGCGAACTAATTGTAAGTGAAGGATTAGCTGAAAACTATGCTACGTTCATGTTTGGAGAAGAATTGCTTGGCCCTTGGGTAACGAAAACAAACGCAGAAACACTTAACAGGCGCATAAAGCCTGTGCTTAGAGAGCAATTGCAATTAACTGGGTTTGATAAATTTGCTCCGTATCTTTACGGTGACGAGATCGCAAAACTTCAAAACTTTAAACCGGTCAATATGCCTTATAGCGCTGGCTACGCTTGCGGATATTATTTAATCCAATATTATTTAAGAAAAACAGGAAGAACGATCTTTGAGGCCACAATAACACCTGCTGCTCAAATACTAGACGAAGTAAAAGGATTTTGGGATGAAGAAACCATTATTAGCTGTTAA